The following proteins are co-located in the Mus pahari chromosome 14, PAHARI_EIJ_v1.1, whole genome shotgun sequence genome:
- the Tnfrsf13b gene encoding tumor necrosis factor receptor superfamily member 13B, with amino-acid sequence MAFCPKDQYWDSSRKSCVSCALTCSQRSQRTCTDFCKFISCQKEQGRYYDHLLGACISCDSTCTQHPQQCAHFCEKRPRSQANLQPELGRPQAGEVEVRPDDPGRYQGSEHGPGLRLSSDQLTLYCTLGICLCAIFCCFLVALASFLRRRGEPLPSQPAGPRGSQANSPHAHRPVTEARHEVTASPQPVETCSFCFPERNSPTQESAPRSLGIHGFAGTAAPQPCVRASVGGLGVLRSPTGDARPGA; translated from the exons ATGGCATTCTGCCCCAAAGATCAGTACTGGGACTCCTCAAGGAAATCCTGTGTCTCCTGTGCACTGACCTGCAGCCAGAGGAGCCAGCGCACCTGTACAGACTTCTGCA AATTCATCAGTTGCCAAAAAGAGCAAGGCAGGTACTACGACCATCTCCTGGGGGCCTGCATCAGCTGTGACTCCACCTGCACACAGCACCCTCAGCAGTGTGCACACTTCTGTGAGAAAAGGCCCAGAAGCCAGGCAAACCTCCAGCCCGAGCTCGGGAGACCACAGGCCGGGGAGGTGGAAGTCAGGCCAGACGACCCAGGAAGGTACCAGGGATCGGAGCATGGTCCAG GATTGAGGCTAAGCAGCGACCAGCTGACTCTCTACTGTACACTGGGAATCTGCCTCTGCGCCATCTTCTGCTGTTTCTTGGtggccttggcttccttcctcaGGCGTAGAGGAGAGCCACTTCCCAGCCAGCCTGCCGGGCCGCGTGGGTCACAAGCAAACTCTCCCCACGCCCACC GCCCCGTGACAGAGGCTCGCCACGAGGTGACCGCTTCACCCCAGCCTGTCGAAACGTGTAGCTTCTGCTTCCCGGAGCGCAATTCTCCCACTCAGGAGAGCGCGCCGCGCTCGCTCGGGATACATGGCTTCGCGGGCACTGCTGCCCCGCAGCCCTGTGTGCGAGCATCAGTAGGCGGCCTGGGTGTCCTGCGCTCACCCACCGGGGACGCGCGTCCGGGAGCTTAA